The following nucleotide sequence is from Aneurinibacillus soli.
CCAAGCGCGCCTAGCACTGCATCTGCAATCGTATGCAGCAATACGTCTGCGTCAGAATGGCCAAGCAGTCCTTTTTCATACGGAATCTCTACCCCGCCGATAATCAGCTTTCGCCCTTCCACCAGTTGGTGTACATCAAATCCCTGCCCGATTCGAATCATGACTCTTTCTCCTTCCTCTGCCGTAAAATCGCTTCTCCCATAATGAGATCATCCGGAGTCGTTAATTTAATGTTTGTATACTCTCCCTCTACCACATACACAGCCTGTCCTACCCGTTCTACTAGCGAAGCATCGTCTGTTCCAACGAAACCTTCACTTCGCGCCTTCTCATGGGCGGTAAGAATGGTAGAAAGAAGAAAAGCTTGCGGGGTTTGAACGGCCCACAAGCTTTTTCTTGGCGGTGTATCCAGCACCTGCCCCGCTTCGTCTGCACGCTTAATCGTATCTTTCACGGGTACTGCGAGAATAGCCGGGCCACGTTCGCGCACAGCCTGTATGACTGCATCCAGTGCCGCCTGTGATACAAACGGGCGAGCGCCATCATGAATGAGCACATATTCACACGCACGAAGCGCACACAATCCTTCATACACACTGTCCTGACGCTCCGCCCCACCAGCCACAACACGCACAACAGGATACGACGCGATTAGCTCACGGGTTTGTGCTACATCTTCCGCTGATGTGACAACCACGACATCCGCAATGTCCGTACGGGATGCAAATAAATCAAGGGTATGAAGCAGGACCGGTTTCCCTTCCAGCTCAATGAATTGCTTCTTAATAGAACCACCCATCCGCTTGCCCTGCCCGGCTGCCGCAATCACTACACCTACCATACGGTCTCACTCTTTTCTTACAGTGCTTTTTCCATCAATTTAGGCTTCGCAAAAATCATCCGCCCTGCTGATGTCTGAAGTACACTCGTCACAATGACATCAATCACTGAACCGATATATTCCCGACCGCCTTCCACAACGATCATCGTACCATCATCCAGGTAGGCAACGCCCTGCCCATTTTCTTTTCCGTCTTT
It contains:
- the ispD gene encoding 2-C-methyl-D-erythritol 4-phosphate cytidylyltransferase, which codes for MVGVVIAAAGQGKRMGGSIKKQFIELEGKPVLLHTLDLFASRTDIADVVVVTSAEDVAQTRELIASYPVVRVVAGGAERQDSVYEGLCALRACEYVLIHDGARPFVSQAALDAVIQAVRERGPAILAVPVKDTIKRADEAGQVLDTPPRKSLWAVQTPQAFLLSTILTAHEKARSEGFVGTDDASLVERVGQAVYVVEGEYTNIKLTTPDDLIMGEAILRQRKEKES